In Camelina sativa cultivar DH55 chromosome 16, Cs, whole genome shotgun sequence, a single window of DNA contains:
- the LOC104752722 gene encoding dynamin-related protein 4C-like, with protein sequence MPNVYEVNVEGGMSSLSITNTNLHEHVPNEAPIVSSYNDRIRPLLDTVDRLRNLNVMKEGIQLPTIVVVGDQSSGKSSVLESLAGISLPRGQGICTRVPLVMRLQRSSTPEPEIWLEFNDKRVDTEEEHIAEAISITTEAIAGSGKGVSDTPLTLHVKKAGVPDLTMVDLPGITRVPVNGQPENIYEQISGMIMKYIEPQESIILNVLSATVDFTTCESIRMSRQVDKTGERTLAVVTKADMAPEGLLEKVMADDVSIGLGYVCVRNRIGDETYQEARMQEEVLFKTHPLLSMIDHDIVGISILAKKLMQIQGTMISRCLPDIVQKIKEKMEASYFELNKLPMVMTSTQEALMTFMNIIGSAKECLQRILVQGDFIDYQDDQSMHSTARLADMLGQFSGNLQAQPMIEEFLMDEIKVLEECKTIGLPNFIPRSAFLAILSQRIDAIHTKPVEFITETWDYIEGVLLSVLTKYSENFPQIQSSIKRAGRNLINKIKEQSVNRVIEIVEMEKQTDYTCSPEYMTAYTQKIAAQENFTYAVVNNYSNVHSLTAYGFGEVTVSHLRTYDAQLLRQAFDMKVRITAYWKIVVRRIVDNLALYIQFSVKNLVNNQFHKEIVAELVSPGGGGEVEKMLEESPSMTSKREKLKNSIKLLKESKEAVATIADQNSG encoded by the exons ATGCCGAATGTTTATGAAGTTAATGTGGAAGGTGGGATGTCTTCTCTTTCAATAACCAACACAAATCTCCACGAGCATGTCCCTAATGAAGCACCAATTGTGTCATCTTACAATGACCGGATCAGGCCGTTGCTTGACACCGTCGACAGGCTGAGAAACCTGAATGTAATGAAAGAAGGGATCCAGCTTCCAACCATTGTCGTAGTTGGAGACCAGTCTTCGGGGAAGTCAAGTGTTCTTGAGTCCTTAGCCGGAATCAGTTTGCCTCGTGGGCAAGGAATCTGCACTAGGGTTCCTCTTGTGATGAGACTCCAAAGAAGTTCTACTCCTGAACCTGAGATATGGCTCGAGTTCAATGACAAAAGAGTTGATACTGAAGAGGAGCATATCGCTGAAGCTATTAGCATCACAACTGAGGCAATTGCTG GATCTGGTAAAGGGGTTTCAGACACTCCCTTAACCCTCCATGTGAAGAAGGCTGGTGTTCCTGATCTTACAATGGTTGATCTCCCTGGGATAACTCGTGTTCCGGTGAACGGACAACCTGAAAACATCTATGAACAAATCTCCGGAATGATCATGAAGTACATCGAGCCACAAGAGTCCATCATCCTCAATGTTCTGTCAGCTACAGTCGACTTCACCACCTGTGAATCCATCCGTATGTCTCGACAAGTCGACAAAACAGGGGAACGGACTCTGGCTGTCGTGACAAAAGCCGACATGGCTCCTGAAGGTCTCCTGGAGAAAGTAATGGCAGACGATGTGAGTATCGGACTAGGTTATGTCTGTGTGAGGAACCGTATAGGTGACGAGACATATCAAGAAGCTAGGATGCAAGAAGAAGTACTTTTCAAGACTCATCCATTGCTTTCTATGATAGACCATGACATTGTTGGCATCTCGATTTTAGCTAAAAAATTGATGCAGATACAAGGAACAATGATTTCACGTTGCTTGCCTGATATAGTACagaagatcaaagagaagaTGGAAGCAAGTTACTTCGAGTTGAATAAGCTGCCAATGGTAATGACTTCAACTCAAGAAGCTTTGATGACTTTCATGAACATTATTGGTTCTGCCAAGGAGTGTCTCCAAAGGATTCTTGTACAAGGAGACTTCATTGACTATCAAGATGATCAAAGCATGCACTCAACAGCTCGTTTAGCTGACATGTTGGGGCAATTCTCAGGAAATCTACAAGCACAACCAATGATAGAGGAGTTCTTGATGGATGAAATCAAAGTTTTAGAAGAGTGTAAGACTATTGGATTGCCTAATTTCATCCCAAGATCTGCGTTCCTAGCTATTCTCTCACAACGGATTGATGCAATTCATACGAAGCCGGTCGAGTTCATCACAGAAACATGGGACTACATTGAAGGTGTTCTGTTATCTGTTCTTACCAAATACTCTGAAAACTTCCCACAGATTCAGTCTTCAATCAAACGAGCCGGTCGGAATCTGATCAACAAGATCAAGGAACAATCAGTGAACCGTGTGATCGAGATCGTGGAAATGGAGAAACAGACGGATTACACATGTAGCCCTGAGTACATGACAGCTTACACACAGAAGATTGCTGCACAAGAAAACTTTACCTATGCTGTAGTAAACAATTATTCCAACGTCCACTCATTAACTGCATATGGTTTTGGGGAGGTTACGGTTTCCCATCTTCGGACGTATGACGCGCAGTTGCTTAGGCAAGCGTTCGACATGAAGGTTAGAATCACAGCGTACTGGAAGATCGTTGTAAGAAGGATTGTGGATAACCTTGCTCTCTACATTCAGTTCTCTGTGAAGAATCTTGTGAACAATCAGTTTCATAAGGAGATCGTTGCGGAATTGGTGAGTcctggtggtggaggagaagttgaGAAGATGCTGGAGGAGTCTCCGTCGATGACGAGCAAGAGGGAGAAGCTTAAGAACAGTATTAAGCTCTTGAAAGAGTCCAAGGAAGCAGTTGCTACCATTGCTGATCAGAATTCGGGGTAG
- the LOC104754094 gene encoding putative dynamin-related protein 4A, with protein MQGSKIPNVDEPDVEAGMASPSLTNEHEPMASPSLADEPAEHNSTDEVPIVPPNNDHLHNIVEGLSNLNLGREGIQRPTIVLVGGHDYGMSSVLESLARLSFRGKGQSTRVPLVVKLQKSSNPVPEIYLEYKGKVVTTDEEHIANAIGTATDEIAGSGEGVSDIPLTLHVKKTDVPDLTLVDLPGLRIPVDGIPKTISTKIYNMIKKFIKQDDSIILNILPATVDFTTCESILMAKKFDKKGERTLTVVTKADIVPEGLLEKLSADNMSIGFGYVCIRNRVGDESFDEARKEEELLFSNNPLLSLIDKNIVGIPVLVKKLKQIQEVVISRLAAKPPLRRSTRSKFLNPYLR; from the exons ATGCAAGGCAGCAAGATCCCTAACGTTGATGAACCCGATGTCGAAGCTGGGATGGCTTCTCCTTCTTTAACCAACGAGCATGAGCCGATGGCTTCTCCTTCTTTAGCCGACGAGCCCGCCGAGCATAATTCCACTGATGAAGTGCCCATTGTGCCTCCTAACAATGATCATCTTCATAACATCGTAGAAGGGCTCAGCAACTTGAATCTGGGGAGAGAAGGGATCCAGCGCCCTACCATAGTCTTAGTCGGAGGCCACGACTATGGGATGTCTAGTGTTCTCGAGTCCTTGGCAAGACTCAGTTTTCGTGGGAAAGGACAAAGCACTCGGGTTCCGCTAGTGGTGAAGCTTCAGAAAAGCTCCAACCCTGTCCCAGAGATTTACCTTGAGTATAAAGGTAAAGTTGTTACTACAGATGAGGAACACATAGCTAATGCAATTGGCACTGCTACTGATGAAATCGCTG GATCTGGTGAAGGTGTATCAGACATTCCCTTAACTCTCCATGTGAAGAAGACTGATGTTCCTGATCTTACGTTGGTTGATCTCCCTGGTTTAAGAATTCCTGTCGATGGAATTCCAAAAACCATCTCTACTAAGATTTACAATATGATTAAGAAGTTCATCAAGCAAGATGATTCGATCATTCTTAATATTTTGCCAGCAACAGTGGATTTCACAACTTGTGAGTCCATACTTATGGCCAAGAAATTCGACAAAAAAGGGGAAAGGACTCTGACTGTGGTAACAAAGGCTGACATAGTTCCTGAAGGGCTGCTGGAGAAACTCAGTGCGGATAACATGAGTATCGGTTTTGGATATGTTTGTATCCGAAACCGGGTTGGTGATGAAAGTTTTGATGAAGCGCGCAAGGAAGAAGAGTTACTTTTCAGTAACAATCCATTGCTTTCCTTGATAGACAAGAATATCGTAGGCATTCCGGTTTTAGTTAAAAAGCTGAAGCAGATCCAGGAAGTGGTGATATCCCGACTAGCTGCAAAACCGCCCCTGAGGAGATCAACCCGGTCAAAATTTCTAAACCCCTACTTGCGGTAA